One Centropristis striata isolate RG_2023a ecotype Rhode Island chromosome 22, C.striata_1.0, whole genome shotgun sequence genomic window carries:
- the glipr1a gene encoding GLIPR1-like protein 1, translating to MASVMKMLLWGWIILDCGLCSVSLPEITDGKFIDECVRKHNEARSSVNPPASDMLYMTWDEGLAITARAWARKCLFEHNTDLKYVRRMHPTFSSVGENIWAGYPPSHFDVMRAIKNWVDEKQHYRYSSNSCTKVCGHYTQVVWASTYKVGCAAQLCTNGVKNTNFASEEGVIFVCNYATAGNVNGRQPYNHQGKACSGCNGTCEANLCRYSWTPAWDSASNYGLILAVRPIALIFTFITAYVVRHFYPDVFCYE from the exons aTGGCGAGTGTGATGAAGATGTTACTGTGGGGCTGGATTATCCTGGACTGTGGCTTGTGTTCCGTCTCACTGCCAGAAATCACTGATGGGAAGTTTATTGATGAATGTGTGAGGAAACACAACGAGGCGCGGTCGTCTGTCAATCCACCTGCAAGTGACATGCTGTACATG ACATGGGATGAGGGCTTGGCCATTACTGCAAGAGCGTGGGCAAGGAAATGTCTGTTTGAGCACAACACCGACCTCAAATATGTCCGCCGTATGCACCCTACCTTCTCCTCTGTAGGAGAAAACATATGGGCAGGATACCCACCATCACATTTTGATGTGATGAGAGCCATAAAAAATTGGGTGGATGAAAAACAACACTATCGCTACAGCAGCAACAGCTGCACAAAAGTCTGTGGCCACTATACACAG GTGGTGTGGGCAAGCACCTACAAGGTTGGCTGTGCCGCCCAGCTCTGCACAAATGGtgtcaaaaacacaaactttgCTTCTGAAGAGGGTGTGATCTTTGTTTGCAACTATGCTACAGC GGGTAATGTGAACGGAAGGCAACCGTATAATCATCAAGGGAAAGCCTGCTCCGGATGTAACGGCACCTGTGAGGCTAATCTCTGCC GCTATAGCTGGACCCCAGCCTGGGACTCTGCCTCCAACTATGGGTTGATTCTGGCTGTCCGGCCCATTGCCCTTATCTTCACCTTCATCACGGCCTATGTAGTTCGCCACTTTTATCCTGATGTCTTCTGCTATGAATAG
- the LOC131960874 gene encoding uncharacterized protein LOC131960874, translating into MTSIICSVRGCHNNWRKRRASLQQMCFEHGKTRAECCGATFNLYPPPSTDEARRMWLKALNLKKPPKKPYICSFHFVDGRPSAQHPYPEKWLGYVPPAKKARRMLVRLQETPSTSFASHETDAMTDVMSDEMTDGMPHRDASTQWIMEHHNYAADPLHCPHLHDQATQCPEQHQVHTELLRNDRLCLLYTGLSLDAFQALADELTAGCSISQLHPKDKLLMTLMKLRLNLLQDDLAERFRVSQSVVSRVISQWLDLMEEKMRCCVPWLPRETIQATMPQCFKEHYPSTTCIIDCSETPLQKAHNLDSRGESYSHYYGQNTIKFLIAIAPCGLIMFISPAYGGRCSDKFITANSGFLEYLRPGDEVMADRGFVIQDLLFERKVKLVLPAFTRRGLPLSEEDTTNTRRIANVRVHVERVIRRLKNYRIVSQTVPINLAPKFDKILRVCAGLCNLRGDIIQEDEE; encoded by the exons ATGACCAGCATTATTTGTTCCGTGCGGGGCTGTCACAATAATTGGAGAAAAAGACGGGCGTCCCTGCAACAAATGTGTTTTGAACACGGGAAAACCAGGGCTGAATGTTGTGGGGCAACATTTAACCTTTATCCTCCACCATCCACTGATGAGGCCCGGCGTATGTGGCTGAAGGCGCTAAATCTGAAGAAGCCTCCGAAAAAACCCTACATTTGTTCCTTTCATTTTGTGGATGGCAGACCATCAGCCCAACACCCATACCCCGAGAAGTGGTTGGGATATGTTCCTCCGGCGAAAAAGGCTCGTCGGATGCTTGTGAGGCTCCAAG AAACACCCTCAACCAGCTTTGCAAGCCACGAGACGGATGCGATGACTGATGTCATGAGTGATGAGATGACTGATGGGATGCCACACCGTGATGCTTCTACACAGTGGATCATGGAACATCACAACTATGCTGCTGACCCACTCCATTGTCCTCACCTCCATGACCAGGCAACACAGTGTCCCGAACAACATCAGGTACACACCGAACTTCTCCGGAATGATCGGCTGTGTTTACTGTACACTGGGTTGTCACTGGATGCATTTCAGGCTTTGGCCGACGAGCTGACAGCAGGATGCAGCATCTCTCAGCTACACCCCAAGGATAAGCTGTTGATGACCCTGATGAAGCTCCGACTGAACCTATTGCAGGACGACCTCGCAGAGAGGTTCAGAGTGTCTCAGTCTGTGGTCAGTAGGGTAATCTCTCAGTGGCTGGACCTCATGGAGGAGAAGATGAGGTGCTGTGTTCCATGGCTGCCCAGGGAGACGATCCAGGCAACAATGCCACAGTGCTTCAAGGAACATTATCCATCAACAACATGCATCATCGACTGTTCTGAGACCCCTCTTCAGAAGGCTCACAATCTTGACTCAAGAGGCGAGTCTTACAGTCATTACTATGGGCAAAATACCATAAAGTTCCTCATAGCTATTGCACCATGTGGATTAATAATGTTCATCTCGCCAGCATATGGTGGGAGATGCAGTGACAAGTTCATCACAGCCAACTCAGGGTTTCTGGAGTATCTGCGTCCAGGTGATGAGGTGATGGCTGACAGAGGATTTGTTATCCAAGATCTTCTGTTTGAACGTAAAGTCAAGCTCGTCCTGCCAGCTTTCACCAGAAGAGGCCTTCCTTTGTCTGAAGAAGACACCACCAACACGAGGCGCATAGCCAACGTCCGTGTGCACGTTGAGAGGGTTATTCGCCGCCTGAAGAACTACAGAATAGTCTCTCAAACAGTGCCCATTAACCTCGCCCCGAAATTTGATAAAATTCTTAGAGTCTGTGCAGGTCTATGTAATCTTCGTGGGGACATTATACAAGAAGATGAGGAATAG